The following are encoded in a window of Vicugna pacos chromosome 2, VicPac4, whole genome shotgun sequence genomic DNA:
- the ZAR1 gene encoding zygote arrest protein 1 encodes MAALGDEVLDGYVYPACALYSYPCPYPAAAKGKGAVGGGGWRHRDRGDPPVSSSSDGASSSSFPGYGQLAAAEYFHSYQPAQLMALLSQVSPGLAPRPGRAGVQDAAVQVTQRRDVSVQCSLGRRTLLRRAREPGPGPEGAAGAGGSGQPSPQPALRGPEQGSPLSGAPRPVRFPRTIAVYSPVASRRLATLLEGAEAAAGEQRPGEPEAERGPPPARPRGSEEGEGSARKKPQGPRSEEEDEAQAAVSVSQEQPPPVPRAPDAADERSSSQSPQPGKERLRFQFLEQKYGYYHCKDCNIRWESAYVWCVQGTNKVYYKQFCRTCQKSYNPYRVEDIVCQNCKQTRCSCPVKLRHVDPKRPHRQDLCGRCKGKRLSCDSTFSFKYII; translated from the exons ATGGCTGCTCTGGGGGACGAGGTGCTGGACGGTTACGTGTACCCGGCGTGTGCCCTTTACTCGTACCCGTGCCCCTACCCGGCCGCCGCCAAGGGCAAGGGCGCGGTGGGCGGCGGAGGCTGGCGGCACCGGGACCGGGGCGACCCTCCGGTTTCCTCCTCCTCTGACGGCGCGTCTTCGTCGTCTTTCCCGGGCTACGGGCAGCTGGCGGCCGCCGAGTACTTCCACAGCTACCAGCCGGCGCAGCTCATGGCCCTCCTGTCGCAAGTGAGCCCGGGTCTCGCCCCACGGCCCGGCCGGGCTGGCGTTCAGGACGCGGCGGTGCAGGTGACCCAGCGCCGCGACGTCTCGGTGCAGTGCTCGCTGGGGCGGCGCACGCTGCTGCGCAGGGCCCGCgagcccggccccggccccgagGGCGCTGCGGGCGCGGGCGGCAGCGGCCAGCCCTCCCCGCAGCCGGCCCTCCGGGGCCCGGAGCAGGGCAGCCCGCTGAGCGGCGCCCCGCGGCCCGTGCGCTTCCCGCGCACCATCGCCGTGTACTCGCCCGTGGCCTCCCGCCGCCTCGCCACCCTCCTGGAAGGGGCCGAGGCCGCGGCGGGTGAGCAGAGGCCTGGGGAGCCGGAGGCAGAGCGAGGGCCGCCACCTGCCAGGCCCCGAGGCtcggaggagggagaggggtcaGCGAGGAAGAAGCCCCAAGGGCCGCGGTCcgaggaggaggacgaggccCAGGCCGCAGTGTCGGTGAGCCAGGAGCAGCCCCCGCCGGTGCCCAGGGCCCCGGACGCCGCAGACGAGAGATCGTCGTCGCAGAGCCCCCAGCCGGGCAAGGAGCGCCTGCGTTTCCAG TTCTTAGAGCAGAAATATGGCTACTATCACTGCAAGGACTGCAACATCCGATGGGAAAGTGCCTACGTGTGGTGTGTGCAGGGCACTAACAAG GTTTACTACAAGCAGTTCTGCAGAACATGTCAGAAGTCTTATAACCCTTACCGAGTGGAGGATATCGTGTGTCAA aattgTAAACAGACTAGATGCTCCTGCCCGGTAAAACTGCGCCACGTGGACCCCAAAAGGCCCCATCGTCAAGACCTGTGTGGGAGATGCAAAGGCAAACGCCTATCCTGCGACAGCACTTTCAGTTtcaaatacataatttaa